Within the Rosa rugosa chromosome 2, drRosRugo1.1, whole genome shotgun sequence genome, the region TCCCCTCCAATGAACTGAACACAGGCGAAAGGCTGTTTCTTGCCAGACCAATCCGTATCCTTCCCAACCCGGACACCAAACAGATGCGCCGGACACAATCTTTTCCACGGATCAGTCCTGTATAGAGCTGCTGCAGCTTTAAACATTGACTTGATAAAATTTGGAGCAATGCCTTCCACATTCATAAGGCATGTCCCGGATCCGGGACCAAGCCCCGGACCGGTCCCAAATTGCTCCTGGAACCTATCAAACAAGTTCTTCAAATGCAAATCCATTTTCACCTCAATACAAGATCTAACTAAATTCCTTGATAACACCAGCAGCAATCCCACTACAGAATGCGAATCCAAGAACTCTAATTCACCACCAATTTGTTAAAAGGCTAAAATGCACACCCACAAATTATAATTCACTCACTCTCAATTGCTTctaaaacaaaaacccagaacttCCAAGGCTTACTTCACAGTTCAAGCATAACAAAGCAACAGTCTTTTTTTCCCACATTCTACATGCTACAGACTCCAAACCCAATAAAAAGAACCATTAGATCATACATATGGGACTTTCAGATCACTTCAAGAGCTACTAGATCAACTACACACTGGGATCGCTGTAAATTTGAAGCACTTGATGAATGAAAAGGTCAGTACTCCATACCAGTTTTGGAAGCTGACTAGAGGCTTAAGATAGATGAGAGAGAGTCAGATCCGAAGCATTGAACTGGTCGGCAACACTCTCTTCAAGTAAAAATGAAGCTGAAACTGAACATGTTTGGCCCAAAAAGAGAAGAAGTTGTTTGCATAGGTGCAGGAGATGCTAAACTGTACGTGTTTGTCACTTGCACGTCGCGCCGTCATAAATTAGGCTTTTACGGTTTTTGACTTTCTACCAGTACTTTTGTAGTTTTACCATGTTTCAGAATACTCTCGTGAGTCACTCAttggttttttttaaaaaaaaattacagtaCGAGCCGAAAGATGATCAATACATAAAAAGGTCAGCCCAACCTGCATTAGGCACAAGACCATTCTAAATGTGTCACGCAACGGATTATGCTTGAATTTGTTATACAAAAGAGTAGAGTCGAGCGCGTATGACCTAAAACTTAATTGAAGCCGAGCCCTAGAGCTTCTTAGAAAACCCTACTTGCCCAAAAGAGTCGAATCGAGCGAAACTTGTGTTCAAATTTGTCTAACAAATAAACCTAGTATAGTTGCGCTCCAATAACTTCTTGAAACATCttgtcatttatttattttacaaaaaaaagTGAGCCGAAAATCACATATTCAAATTGGACAGAACGAGTACTAGGTGCAATGCCATTCCAAATGTGTCATGCAACGGACTATGCTCAAGTTCATTTGAGTAAAGTCGAGTCGAGCAAATCATAAAATGCGAACTCTCGTTCCATAAATGAATCTAAAAAACCGAGATATAAATCAACACATAAAAAAACCGGGCCTAAAGCCCAAAAGTGTATCAGGCCCAAAAACCAGTCCACAAATTTGACACGAAACGGATTACGTGCCTTTTCCAAAAATCCCTAGTCCCTTTAAATCTGTCTCTCACTCGCCACATTCTATCTTCTCTCTCCTTTCCTCCACGGTTAGGGtttccttctctctcctctctctctctaaccctAGATTCGTCGTCATCATGATGCAACCCGGCTCCGGTCTGGCTCCGTCGCAAATGGGCCAGCAGCCGGCCCAGCAGTACGgccagcagccgcccgccgccCAGCCCTACATGATGATGCCGCCTCCGCCTCCCGCCGTCCAGGCCCCGCCGATGTGGGCCCCGCAGTCGCACGTGGCCCCGCCGCAGCCGCAGCCGGCCCAGCCCACCAGCGCCGACGAGGTCCGCACGCTCTGGATCGGCGACTTGCAGTACTGGATGGAAGAGACCTATCTTTTCAGTATCTTCGCCAACACCGGCGaggtttgaatttttttttttttttttttttttgctccctTTGTTTAATTGTGTGATTAATTTTGTTATTACTGTTCAAAGATGCAATCTTTACTTACCTGTTTAGATCTGTGGTGGTTTTGCCTTGTGATTTAAACCTAAACCTAAAGCTGTAATGTTTTTGTTTCGTTGTGTTGGTATTGGTGTTTGTGATTTGCTATATGAGCTGGGTTTTTGATTTTATTGATGTTTTGAAGTATTTGTGGGGTTGATTGTGTGGTTGGGATGACAATGAATTGGTGATGACTTAGGCTGAAACATTTGAAGATAAGAGTCGTGTTTGAATTGCTGTTTTTATTTGGCTGGGATGATAATGAATTGGTGACGACTTTAGGCCAAAAGATTTGAAGATATACAGTAGAGTAAAATGTAGTGAACTGCAGGAAGATTAGAGTCGTGTTTGAATTgctgtttttattttgtgtctGCAGTAGATAATGAACGATGTACATTATTTTTAATTGGAAAACTTACTTTTCATCACCATTGTGGAATAATTGAGACCAGCATTCAAAaatttctctaagactcttgaGAGTGTTTagtaattgtaattttttttcatgttgttttaatgtaaGTATTACGTCTGGTATTATATATAAACCTTGTTTGTTAGTTAAGTGTTTGTCTGATGTGCTTTCAGGTTGTTAGTGTGAAAGTCATCCGGAATAAGCAAACTACTCAATCGGAGGGCTATGGGTTTATTGAGTTTGTTAATCGAGCTGCTGCAGAAAGAGTGCTTCAGACGTACAATGGTACCCCTATGCCAAATGGTGGCCAGCCTTTCAGATTGAACTGGGCATCTGCAGGGGAGAAGCGTTCTGATGATACGCCTGATTATACAATATTTGTGGGCGACTTGGCTGTGGATGTGACAGATTATATGCTACAAGAGATATTTAAGGCTCGCTATCCATCATGCAAGGGAGCCAAGGTTGTTATTGACAGACTTACCGGGCGCACCAAGGGATATGGGTTTGTTAAGTTTGGAGATGAGAGTGAACAGTTGCGTGCAATGACCGAGATGAATGGAGTTGTTTGCTCTTCACGGCCCATGCGAATTGGGCCAGCTGCAAACAAAAATGCTGGGGGCAATCAGCAATATTCAAAAGGTATGTTTGTTATAGTTCTGGTATTCGAAGCTTTTTTGCTGTGGTTGTCTGCAAAGTACCAATTTCTTGTTTGTTGCTTCTTCCTCTACGACttgcttcttttttcttttctttttcttttttcccccgTGTGCACTTCTAGTTAGCCATGGTAGTGTTGCGTGTTCCTTTTCTTGTCATCATTTTTTAGTTAGCTCAGGCTGCATCCTTTCAGCTTAAGATGATAATTAATTTTCAAGACATTTATTTTCTGAAGTTTTCTAGAAAATCTAGGCAAGGTAAATGATATTAAAAATTTGAGAACTTATAGAACTCCTGTTGTCTCAAAGCAGGGGGTCAAGAGGCTCTGCCATCTAAAGGCGTGCCACTGATTACAGCTGAAAGTGTTGCCCTTTAGTGCGTGGCCTCACTTAGGTCAGTTTCACATTTAATGTATTGGCCTATATTCTCATGTGGCATTTGCTATGCTACATTATGGATTTTTTAGTTGGTTGAACTTTCTTGTGAAGTTACACCGTGGTCTGTTATGGTTCCACCTTAGATTGACCGGTATATTGCTAGAGAAATTCTCCTGTTGTCATTGTAGTAAGGTGACCAAAAATTTACTTTTTTCCTTACGCACGGCTCCATGCTGTTATTGACTATTTGTGCATTGCCTCATGTCGACGAGAATGGATACTGTTTGGAGTGCATGCTTCAAGCAATTGCCAGGAACTGTACCAGTAGGCTGGTCTTCATTTCTCAAACATTTTTTCTTTGTACTACTATTGCACTAGGTTTAATTGAGTTATTTAAACTGGGTTAGACTGGATCTTGAGGACCCAATATTTGTTCACTAAGCCCATGCAGAATCTTATTGTTAAGTAATTCTAGTTAGCTCTGACAGCTTTGTCCTGCATGTTATTTTTTGGCACATATCCACATACATGCATGATGCATCTCCGGTTCCTTAAACGCTAATGCTCCTCAAGTACTCCTCAGCAGTACTGTGTGGATTAGGTTGAAGCAATATCAAGTTGTTCTAGTGTAGTGTACTATGTTGCCTTGTATGTTCGAGTAAGTTATGCACTATAGCATAACATATGTTTGAGTACTGCTTGGCACCCCATAGGATATTGAACTTTTTGTTAGTTTTCTTAATATGGTAGCATCCGCGGCTATCAGTTTGTTATTTGAAATTTACTTTTCCACATGCAGCTTCATATCAGAGTTCTCCAGGTGCAAAGAATGAGACCGATCCCAATAATACAACTGTGGGTACTTCATTTACTTTATTTCAGAAACTTCTCTTTCAGCAACATTTTGTGACTTCAATGATTTTTGCTGCAGATATTTGTTGGAAATCTGGATGCCAACGTTACTGATGATCATTTGAGAACAGTTTTTAGCCAGTATGGTGAGCTAGTTCATGTTAAGATACCAGCAGGCAAGCGATGTGGGTTTGTTCAGTTCGCAGACAGGTAGGCTGATTGGCTTCAACTCTATTTCTTTTGGTCTCATGATCATGCCACTGATTTGTCTCTTTCATATGTTTTGGGTTTGAATATCAGACAATCTGactattcttttgttttttgttttataatACTTTAGGAGCCGTGCTGAAGAGGCTTTGCAAGGATTAAACAATTCTCAGATTGGTGGACAAAATATCCGACTTTCTTGGGGTCGCAGTCCTTCAAACAAGCAGCAGGTGCTTTGCTTTAACACAATAACTTAAACGTTATGAACTTAATGAAATTTGCAGACAACACTGACCCCAACTGATGTGTATCTGATGGTTTTTTCAGGCTCAGGCAGATCCAAACCAATGGAATGCTGGCTATTATGGATATGCACCAACCCCCGAGGGATATGGATATGCCCAAGTATCCCAAGACCCTAACATGTACTATGGAGGGTATCCTGCTGGATATGGCAATTACCAGCAGTCAcagcagcaacagcagcagcaagTGGGTTATAGTTGAGTGTAGTGTTGAGCTTTTTATGCGTTCAACTCTAGAGACCTATAATAATATTATGATACTGGTTGAGAtatttttctctgttttctctGAGAAGTATTATTTCGGATGTAATCTTGTATCACCAAGTTTTTAACAATTCAACAAAGCCTTTCTCTAATTATTTCTGCTTGGTAGTGTGGTTTCTATTATGTTGAATGCTTAGCGATGTGTGAATTCAAATGTTTCATTTATGATCATCACTTTGCTACGTCAACCTTCATCTTCTTAGAGAAGGGACTGGCGGGTAGCACCAATATATGCCATACCTAGGAACTATATAATTTTGTGCTGCCTGCTGTAATATAGAAAaccatatttattttcatcatccAAACGTACAGCATAGTTAACCTGCATTGGTACTCAACACTACGGAGGCAAAACCAAGATTTGGTAAAAGCAAAATACAACAGAGTGAACAGACTTCTTAATTGTCTACACGATAGCTTTCCAAAACAAACTATAGAGACCAAAATGCAAAAAGGCCCAACCAGATTGCCTGGTGCTAGGGAGCTGATCTAAGATTGTTTAGGTGGAATGGCATCTCCAATATCACATGCCATAGTGTCTAACAGTACCAGAAGAACTAGAGATATGAGGTTCGATCATTCCTGAAGGAATGGATCCTTCAGATGCAACAATCTTTCCCCCGAACACCTCGCTTGGCTTTGGTGCAGGCTCTTCTTCTATACTGGTTGGATTACGAGCAGCGAATGTAGGTTCTGCAAATACGTTGAGTTCGAGATCGAGGTTCTTTATCACATCCTGAACCAATGCACTCTTTTCAGAACCCACATCATCAGGTTGAATTTGAGGATCCTTGCACAGAGTCTCACCTCCCAGCATGATAGCACTTGGTGCATGTGCACCAAATACAGGAGTTTGATTGAGTTCAAGGTTCGGGCTCCTGACCTCATCATCAACCAACTGACTCTGTTCATTGTAACCTCCATGGTCCTCTCCATCAATAATCATGTTGTGATCATCTCCACCATGAGAAGTGGTCGAAGGAACCCCGAAGTTAGATATGTGAAGCACCAACTCATCACGAAGAGTCCTGAAGCAAGCATCAATATAGGTAGTTGTGCGAGTGTAGTAATCCTGAAAAGTGGCATTAACAAATCCCACTTAGTTTGGATCAAGTTGAGAAATATCACAAGAGAATGGTGGGAGAGGGTTAGAGGGACGAGGCATAGTTTGGGAAGTAGTAGCAGCTTGTGGTAAGGGATGGGGTTCACTAGAGACCCCAACATGTGACGATACGGACCAAGAATAGCAATACTGCATCGCTTGTCACTCCGCCTGATGGCATGGTCATCAAGAATAGCAATAGCATCAAACCACGTACCAAGATTGGCACGAAGGATCTTATAATGGGTACATAACCGAGTAATCGAACAAGGAAAGAACAATATGTTTTCCCCCATCTCTCGAGGATATAACACAACGAACAATCTTGGAATATATCAAGGTGGCAAAGCGGATGGAATGATTGGCATTATCCAAAGCAATTAAAAGTTTACCACCACCCGCCTTAACTTCAGAATTTTGGGAAGTAGGGATTATGTTCTGCCCAACTAAAAGCCAAGAAGTCTTAAACTGAGGCTTTATGCTACCACATTTGCAGACCAAGGTGATACATGATCGACATTTGGTGAAGAAGACATTTCTTCCCAAGCAAAAGGTTCTCCTATACAATTCTAGGCTCAAGTTATTTTCCGGAAAGTTGAGATCTAGGTGGAGCGGCCCTTTTGAAGTAGTTGAAGTTTTCCCACATGGCGCTATAACAATCAAGAATCTAAATGGTGGAGAACCCTTCAAGGTAAATGGGCACCGATTGAAGCCCTATATGGACTCTACCTTTGACTCTCAAGAGGAGGTGATCATCCTCCAAGATGTTCCTTGACTCACTCTTTTGACATATGGACCGgcaatgaagtccttaaacaaactgctcgctagggaggcaaccctagcaTTACTTGTGATGTTTACGTTCCTTGTTGATAGTTGTGGTAGACTGGTAGGTAGtttagtttctttttatttttgggagGTTGGGAGGAGGTTGGAATTCGGAGAATATGAAGATATTTGGCATGGAGGATGACTTTGGGTTGTGAATTGATGGGATCAAGGCCATGAGCTTAATGGAGGACCTTAACATATGCTCCATAATAGCTCAAAGTGCTCATGAGAAAGTCGACTCCATTTAGAACATAGAATGTCCTAGAGCAATGCGCCACACAATAGGCAAGGAATAAGGACAAGGGTCCTCCATTGTGCCTTGAGATTGGTGTCTCATATTAGTCTTCTTCAaaggtcgtgagcaatggagggTCGCCAAAGGGGGGTTTCCGTATCTTTTCTCCACATTTAGTTTAGTATATTTGTGTAGGTTTTTCTTGTGCCTTCGcccggacttcactctcatgcctaatTCCGACTTGgatttagctttcgagctcacttgacaacattgaggacaatgttggttttaagtgtgagGGTGAGGGCTTGGGCGCCCttaaaaaatttttttttttaaaaatagaTAGCTTTTTGTAATTAGAAGTTAGTGGTTAATGCATTTTCCAACCCTAATGACGAGACATAgacttaacttgttatgattgtggatagattgagcatgatctaggactttgaatttgttttgtgattaagtgtatatgtgatctatgcttgattatatgtgtgcacatagcctatgttaggttcgttcatcatagttagagaagcatatagattattcgattaacttgcatgccttatttgtgagtttttgagcctaatatctatagtgtatgcattgttcattcacttattctttcatgtgtgtacaatttcatgacattgtgtatctagaacttgcttgagacctctcggTGATAGTGAATTATGACCAGGCTTAAATTGCTCTAGTAGAGGATTGCTCTAGTGATAGTGATTTTGAATCGATTGATGGTGTCAcgagggaagaaaatgtacctcgTGGCAATGTTGGAAATTCTTTAAATATGCATGATTTTAATTCAAAGGCGGATGGGAACCagggggaagaaaatgtacccccGGAAATTGGAGTGAGTGATGTGGCTTTGCATACAAAAGGAAGAAATAAGAGGGTGGATAAGGAAGCCGGGGAGGAAGAAAATGTACTTCCCGGATGTGCACAAGGAAGGAAGACCTCTTTATCTCATTCTACTCTTCAAAGTCTCATGTATCTACTTCCTCATCCACACCACCTAAGCATGTTCACTTTGGGCCTACCACTACTATTGCATCATCTTCTAGTGATCGTATGGGAAGCAATACGGTGGAAGACCGGGGGAGAAATAAGGTGGAAGACTCTTCTAAGGGCAAGCCTCATGCTAAAAATTCGAAGTCTACATCAAATGGGAGAAATAAGGCGGAAGATTCTCATATGACTAGTGGAGGTCCTAAGGATAGGAGTACTTCGGTTTATTCTTCACTAGGGGAGGCCATGTTGGCTATGGATCCTAGTGGGACCGTGAGCACCCTTAAGGGTCCCATGAGTAACTTGAAATTTACCCCACCATTAGTTTTCTCTCAAGACCTGATTTTGCTATATCCTAATGTGAAGAGGATGCAAGACctcaagaagaaaaaagagcGTCAAAATGTGGAGTTCATGGAATTGTTCAAGAAGGTGAATATTAATATTCCACTTTTGAATGCCATTAAGCAAGTACCCGCATATGCCAAGTACTTGAAGGAATTGTGCACAAACAAGAGAAGGTTTAAAGATGATGAGAACGTTTATCTTAGAGAGGAGGCCTCATCCATAATTCAACGAAGGCTGCCTCCTAAACTTGGAGATCCCGGATGCTTTACTGTCCCTTGTACCATTGGATTGAGAAATTTTGATAAGGCACTTCTAGATCTTGGAGCGAGTATCAACCTTATGCCTTATGAAGTCTACAAAACACTTGCTTTGAAGGATATTAAACCGGTCAAGATTAGATTGCAAATGGCGGACCGAAGTGTGGTTTACCCAAGAGGAGTGGTAGATGATGTCTTGGTGAAAATTGATGAAATATTGGTACCCGCCGACTTTGTGGTTTTGGATATGGAGCCTTTGCATAGTGATAGTGAGGAGCTTCCCATTATTTTGGGGCGAGCATTCATGGCAACCGCAGGCACCAAGATTGATGTTCAAAAGGGAATCTTAACTATGACTGTGTTTGACAAGACTATTGGGTTTTGAATCTTTGATGTTATGAAGAGTTCGGTGTATCTCAAAGATTGCTTTCGAGTAGAGACGATGGATAttattgatgatcttgttgagGAGTCTAGCTTGAGATTTAATGTTGATGACATAATGGAGGACGTGAATCACATGGAGACTATAATGCCATTCCAAAAGTGTATGCACCGTATTCATTTGGAGGAGAACTCAAAACCGGTGCGAGATGCTCAAAGGAGGTTGAATCCTCCGATGATGGAGGTGGTGAAAGCCGAGGTGCTTAAGTTAC harbors:
- the LOC133729876 gene encoding polyadenylate-binding protein RBP45-like, coding for MMQPGSGLAPSQMGQQPAQQYGQQPPAAQPYMMMPPPPPAVQAPPMWAPQSHVAPPQPQPAQPTSADEVRTLWIGDLQYWMEETYLFSIFANTGEVVSVKVIRNKQTTQSEGYGFIEFVNRAAAERVLQTYNGTPMPNGGQPFRLNWASAGEKRSDDTPDYTIFVGDLAVDVTDYMLQEIFKARYPSCKGAKVVIDRLTGRTKGYGFVKFGDESEQLRAMTEMNGVVCSSRPMRIGPAANKNAGGNQQYSKASYQSSPGAKNETDPNNTTIFVGNLDANVTDDHLRTVFSQYGELVHVKIPAGKRCGFVQFADRSRAEEALQGLNNSQIGGQNIRLSWGRSPSNKQQAQADPNQWNAGYYGYAPTPEGYGYAQVSQDPNMYYGGYPAGYGNYQQSQQQQQQQVGYS
- the LOC133731454 gene encoding uncharacterized protein LOC133731454, which translates into the protein MCTRKEDLFISFYSSKSHVSTSSSTPPKHVHFGPTTTIASSSSDRMGSNTVEDRGRNKVEDSSKGKPHAKNSKSTSNGRNKAEDSHMTSGGPKDRSTSVYSSLGEAMLAMDPSGTVSTLKGPMSNLKFTPPLVFSQDLILLYPNVKRMQDLKKKKERQNVEFMELFKKVNINIPLLNAIKQVPAYAKYLKELCTNKRRFKDDENVYLREEASSIIQRRLPPKLGDPGCFTVPCTIGLRNFDKALLDLGASINLMPYEVYKTLALKDIKPVKIRLQMADRSVVYPRGVVDDVLVKIDEILVPADFVVLDMEPLHSDSEELPIILGRAFMATAGTKIDVQKGILTMTVFDKTIGF